One genomic window of Methyloceanibacter sp. wino2 includes the following:
- a CDS encoding potassium channel family protein — MRVKRVPNFGVLLLVLCLLIVVAPIATSPATHYAIELLFNVVFIAGAYWLARGDSTRWVYLCLTLAALITRWGALLAGTQWLQVTSATVTLAWFALSIALIFGELARRRDVDANTIMGAVVAYLLLAVAFAYLYGIIEHIQPGSFAGLPANTDRAHLGDALIYFSLVTLTTVGYGDIVAASGPARPLAGLEAACGTLYVAVMIARLVAIEVAARIRGEDGR, encoded by the coding sequence ATGCGCGTGAAGAGAGTGCCGAACTTCGGCGTGCTTCTACTTGTTCTGTGCCTTTTGATCGTCGTCGCGCCGATCGCCACGAGTCCCGCCACGCACTACGCCATCGAACTCCTTTTCAATGTCGTCTTCATTGCCGGCGCCTATTGGTTGGCACGGGGAGACAGCACGCGGTGGGTCTATCTCTGCTTGACGCTGGCCGCTCTCATCACGCGCTGGGGAGCCCTTCTGGCAGGGACCCAGTGGCTGCAAGTGACCTCGGCCACGGTCACCCTGGCCTGGTTCGCGCTCAGCATCGCGCTGATCTTCGGCGAGTTGGCCCGGCGGCGCGACGTCGACGCCAACACGATCATGGGCGCCGTTGTTGCGTATCTGCTCCTCGCCGTCGCGTTCGCGTATCTCTACGGCATCATCGAACACATCCAGCCTGGGTCGTTCGCAGGGCTTCCAGCCAACACCGATCGCGCGCACTTGGGCGACGCGCTGATCTACTTCAGCCTCGTGACCCTGACCACCGTGGGATATGGGGACATCGTTGCCGCATCGGGCCCTGCCCGGCCGCTGGCGGGATTGGAAGCAGCCTGCGGGACGCTCTATGTCGCCGTCATGATCGCCCGGCTCGTCGCGATCGAGGTTGCCGCCAGGATTCGTGGCGAAGACGGACGCTGA
- a CDS encoding collagen-like protein, which produces MPRITTVFVCAAALLLFGCDGKEGPKGEAGPAGPQGEQGAAGPKGEPGAKGEPGPAGPKGEPGPKGDAGEANIRVVVADGPGQFAKCGAEEVLIAAWCQGGSEPSAALVSGSSQAWCSTAAGGSAAVSCLAK; this is translated from the coding sequence ATGCCAAGAATTACGACTGTCTTTGTCTGTGCCGCTGCATTGCTGCTGTTTGGCTGCGACGGCAAGGAAGGCCCAAAGGGCGAAGCGGGTCCTGCAGGACCGCAAGGCGAACAAGGCGCTGCCGGACCGAAGGGCGAGCCGGGCGCGAAGGGCGAGCCGGGACCGGCGGGTCCAAAGGGTGAGCCAGGGCCTAAGGGCGACGCCGGGGAAGCCAACATTCGCGTGGTCGTGGCCGACGGCCCAGGCCAATTCGCCAAATGCGGCGCCGAAGAAGTCCTCATCGCGGCTTGGTGCCAGGGCGGCAGCGAGCCGAGCGCGGCGCTGGTCAGCGGGTCGAGCCAGGCCTGGTGCAGCACCGCTGCCGGTGGAAGCGCGGCCGTGTCTTGCCTCGCGAAGTGA
- a CDS encoding tautomerase family protein encodes MPLLRFDLIEGRTDDEIQTLLDAAHRAMLAAFKVPERDRYQIVQEHKRGRMIVEDTGLDIERTDKVVVVQVISRPRTREKKEDFYRLLCEELERACGIAPSDVMVSIVENTDDDWSFGLGRAQFLTGEL; translated from the coding sequence ATGCCCCTACTCCGATTTGACCTCATCGAAGGCCGCACCGACGACGAAATCCAGACGCTGCTCGACGCGGCGCATCGCGCCATGCTGGCCGCCTTCAAGGTGCCGGAGCGCGACCGCTATCAGATCGTCCAGGAGCACAAGCGCGGCCGCATGATCGTCGAGGACACGGGCCTCGATATCGAGCGCACCGACAAGGTGGTGGTGGTGCAGGTCATCTCGCGGCCCCGGACTCGCGAGAAGAAGGAAGACTTCTACCGGCTCCTGTGCGAGGAGCTGGAACGTGCCTGCGGCATCGCTCCCTCCGACGTCATGGTCTCGATCGTCGAGAACACGGACGACGACTGGTCGTTCGGGCTTGGACGCGCCCAGTTCCTGACTGGAGAGCTTTAG
- a CDS encoding NAD(P)H-quinone oxidoreductase, protein MLPETMTVIEVREPGGPEQLTPGTRPVPKPAADEVLIAVAAAGINRPDVLQRQGLYPAPKGASDLLGLEVSGPVVAIGENVTRFKPGDFVCALVNGGGYAEYAIAPEATTLPAPHGLSTVETAALPETIFTVWHNVFERGCLKEGDWLLVHGGASGIGTTAIQLATAFGAKVIVTVGDDAKAKACEELGAVRAINYRKENFVDVIKEVTNKHGADVILDMVGGDYVEKNIYAAALEGHIVQIAFLKGSKVEVDLMRLMMRRLTLTGSTLRAQSDAAKAKMAQVIEEKIWPLIAEGKYKPVIDTVFHLSEAVGAHKRIDDPSHVGKIVMITA, encoded by the coding sequence ATGCTGCCAGAGACCATGACCGTGATCGAAGTCCGCGAGCCGGGCGGCCCGGAACAATTGACGCCGGGAACGCGGCCCGTGCCGAAGCCTGCCGCGGACGAAGTTCTCATCGCTGTTGCGGCCGCCGGCATCAACCGGCCGGACGTCCTGCAGCGCCAAGGTCTCTATCCCGCGCCCAAAGGCGCCTCCGATCTCTTGGGGCTCGAAGTCTCGGGGCCGGTCGTCGCCATCGGCGAGAACGTAACCCGCTTCAAGCCCGGCGATTTCGTCTGCGCGCTGGTCAATGGCGGGGGTTATGCGGAATACGCCATCGCGCCGGAAGCGACCACCCTGCCCGCTCCGCACGGCCTCAGCACCGTGGAGACGGCCGCGCTGCCCGAGACCATCTTCACGGTCTGGCACAACGTGTTCGAACGGGGCTGCCTCAAAGAAGGCGACTGGCTGCTGGTCCATGGCGGGGCAAGCGGCATCGGCACCACGGCCATCCAGCTCGCAACGGCGTTCGGCGCTAAGGTGATCGTCACGGTGGGTGACGATGCCAAGGCCAAGGCCTGCGAAGAGCTGGGCGCCGTGCGCGCCATCAACTATCGCAAGGAAAACTTCGTCGACGTCATCAAAGAGGTCACGAACAAGCATGGCGCCGACGTGATCCTCGACATGGTCGGCGGTGACTATGTCGAGAAGAACATCTACGCCGCCGCTCTCGAAGGTCACATCGTGCAGATCGCCTTCCTGAAGGGATCGAAGGTCGAAGTGGATCTCATGCGGCTGATGATGCGCCGGCTGACATTGACCGGCTCGACCTTGCGGGCGCAGAGCGATGCGGCCAAGGCAAAGATGGCGCAAGTGATTGAAGAGAAGATCTGGCCCTTGATCGCCGAAGGCAAATACAAGCCGGTGATCGACACCGTGTTTCACTTGTCCGAGGCGGTGGGCGCCCACAAGCGCATCGACGACCCATCCCACGTGGGCAAGATCGTCATGATCACTGCCTAG
- a CDS encoding DUF1013 domain-containing protein — MNRTPLMPKATAVWLVDNTSLTFEQIAEFCQLHVLEVKGIADGDVAQGIKGMDPISSSQLSREEIHIAEEDPKHRLKLLEPKVEVPEVKTKRGPRYTPVSRRQDRPNAILWLLKSHPELKDSQIMRLVGTTKPTIQAIKERTHWNSPNLVAQDPVTLGLCSQIDLDAAVKRAAARLEREQKKAGKAPEKAGSLIPTEETIGLTDTQGAETGGSEGPNPFAPPQPSEDDMASSLAQEARDAMAAPEQVEETPDAESVFAKLKDLKVEGESTETESTEAESTEGETPEAEGTEDKDSSDG; from the coding sequence ATGAACCGCACCCCATTGATGCCGAAGGCGACGGCCGTCTGGCTTGTCGACAACACGTCGCTGACCTTCGAGCAGATCGCCGAGTTCTGCCAGCTGCACGTGCTGGAAGTGAAGGGCATCGCCGACGGCGACGTGGCGCAGGGCATCAAGGGCATGGACCCGATCTCGTCCAGCCAGCTCTCCCGCGAAGAGATCCACATCGCCGAGGAGGATCCCAAGCATCGCCTGAAGCTCTTGGAGCCCAAAGTCGAGGTGCCCGAAGTCAAGACGAAGCGCGGACCCCGCTACACGCCGGTGTCGCGCCGTCAGGATCGGCCCAACGCCATTCTGTGGCTCCTGAAAAGCCACCCGGAGTTGAAGGACAGCCAGATCATGCGTCTCGTAGGCACCACGAAGCCGACGATCCAGGCCATCAAGGAACGGACCCACTGGAATTCGCCGAACCTCGTGGCGCAGGACCCGGTCACGCTGGGCCTGTGCTCGCAGATCGATCTCGACGCCGCCGTGAAGCGGGCCGCGGCGCGGCTTGAGCGCGAGCAGAAGAAGGCCGGAAAGGCGCCCGAGAAGGCCGGCTCCCTAATCCCGACCGAGGAGACGATCGGCCTGACGGACACCCAAGGCGCCGAGACCGGCGGAAGCGAGGGCCCCAACCCGTTCGCTCCGCCGCAGCCGTCGGAGGACGACATGGCCTCTTCGCTGGCACAAGAGGCCCGCGACGCCATGGCGGCACCCGAGCAGGTCGAGGAGACGCCGGACGCGGAATCGGTCTTCGCCAAGCTCAAGGACCTGAAGGTCGAGGGCGAGAGCACCGAAACCGAAAGCACGGAAGCCGAGAGCACCGAGGGTGAGACCCCGGAAGCTGAGGGCACCGAAGACAAGGACTCGTCCGACGGCTGA
- a CDS encoding cold-shock protein: MNTGTVKFYNATRGFGFIAPADGGNDVFVHATALERAGITHLAEGQSVKFDTEIDRRSGKTAVSTIEAA; this comes from the coding sequence ATGAATACGGGAACCGTTAAGTTTTACAACGCCACTCGTGGCTTCGGCTTTATCGCGCCCGCCGATGGCGGCAATGACGTGTTCGTACACGCCACTGCTCTGGAGCGCGCCGGCATCACGCACCTGGCCGAAGGTCAGAGCGTCAAGTTCGACACCGAGATCGATCGCCGCAGCGGCAAGACCGCTGTGAGCACCATTGAGGCCGCGTAG
- a CDS encoding acyl-CoA synthetase, producing MTNPYDAGLGKTPANYQPLTPLVFLERAAAVYPDHTAIIHGDAHISYETFYARARQLASVLATRGIGVGDTVSVMLSNTPSMLEAHYGVPMTGAVLHSVNTRLDAANIAFMLDHAEAKVVICDTEFGDVMKEALSLAKVKPLLIDYEDKELGEPGTRLGDLDYEDFVSEGDAHYAWAMPSDEWNAISLNYTSGTTGNPKGVVYHHRGAAMMCYGNTIATGMGQHPVYLWTLPMFHCNGWCFPWSLSMVAGTHVCLRAVRAKPMYDAIADHKVTHLSGAPFVMSVLLNATDEERRDFDHQVAFNHAAAPPPAAVMAAMEEAGFALTHLYGLTETYGPATLNAWRLAWDDLSFDDRSKKRIRQGVRYHTLEDLTVMDPDTMEKTPADAETIGEVMFRGNIVMKGYLKNEQATKEAFAGGWFHSGDLGVMHPDGYIQLKDRSKDIIISGGENISSIEVEDTLYKHPDVASAAVVAKPDPKWGETPCAFVELREGSKAEAKDIVDWCREHLAHFKCPRYVVFVDLPKTSTGKIQKFKLRELAKDV from the coding sequence ATGACAAATCCGTATGACGCCGGGCTCGGCAAGACGCCCGCGAACTATCAGCCGCTGACGCCGCTCGTATTCCTGGAGCGGGCCGCCGCCGTTTATCCTGACCATACCGCCATCATTCATGGCGACGCGCACATCTCCTACGAGACCTTTTATGCCCGCGCGCGCCAGCTCGCCTCTGTCCTCGCAACACGCGGCATCGGCGTCGGCGACACCGTTTCGGTGATGCTGTCCAATACGCCCTCGATGCTCGAAGCGCATTACGGTGTGCCGATGACGGGCGCGGTCCTACACTCCGTCAACACACGGCTGGATGCGGCCAACATCGCCTTCATGCTCGATCACGCCGAGGCCAAGGTCGTCATCTGCGACACGGAGTTTGGGGACGTGATGAAGGAGGCCCTCAGCCTCGCAAAGGTGAAGCCGCTCCTGATCGACTACGAGGACAAGGAACTCGGCGAACCGGGAACGCGGCTCGGCGATCTCGACTACGAGGACTTCGTCTCGGAGGGCGATGCTCACTACGCTTGGGCCATGCCGTCGGACGAGTGGAACGCCATCTCGCTGAACTACACGAGCGGCACCACCGGCAACCCGAAAGGCGTCGTCTATCATCATCGCGGCGCGGCCATGATGTGCTACGGCAACACCATCGCCACGGGCATGGGTCAGCACCCGGTCTATCTGTGGACCCTGCCGATGTTCCATTGCAACGGCTGGTGCTTCCCCTGGTCGCTCAGCATGGTGGCGGGCACCCATGTGTGCCTGCGCGCGGTCCGCGCCAAGCCCATGTACGACGCCATCGCCGACCACAAGGTCACCCATCTGTCGGGTGCGCCCTTTGTCATGTCAGTGCTGCTGAATGCGACCGACGAAGAGAGACGCGACTTCGACCACCAGGTCGCGTTCAACCACGCCGCCGCACCGCCGCCGGCCGCCGTCATGGCCGCCATGGAAGAGGCGGGCTTCGCTCTCACCCATCTCTACGGTCTGACGGAGACCTACGGTCCGGCCACGCTCAATGCCTGGCGCCTGGCCTGGGATGACCTGTCCTTCGACGACCGCTCCAAGAAGCGCATCCGCCAGGGCGTGCGGTATCACACGCTCGAGGATCTCACGGTCATGGACCCGGACACGATGGAGAAGACGCCGGCGGACGCCGAGACCATCGGCGAGGTCATGTTCCGCGGCAATATCGTCATGAAGGGCTACCTCAAGAACGAGCAGGCCACCAAGGAGGCCTTCGCCGGCGGCTGGTTCCATTCCGGCGACCTCGGCGTGATGCACCCGGACGGATACATCCAGCTGAAGGACCGCTCCAAGGACATCATCATCTCGGGCGGCGAGAACATCTCGTCCATCGAGGTCGAGGACACGCTCTACAAGCACCCGGACGTGGCAAGCGCCGCCGTGGTGGCCAAGCCCGACCCGAAATGGGGCGAGACGCCCTGCGCCTTCGTGGAGCTCCGCGAGGGCTCGAAGGCGGAAGCCAAGGACATCGTCGACTGGTGCCGCGAGCATCTGGCCCACTTCAAATGCCCGCGCTACGTCGTCTTCGTGGACCTGCCCAAGACCTCCACCGGCAAGATCCAGAAATTCAAGCTGCGCGAACTCGCGAAGGACGTTTGA
- a CDS encoding DUF1192 domain-containing protein, with amino-acid sequence MDLNDLTPKKPKGHEIGQDLSTLSEGELLALIETLQGEIARVEAVLGEKQSSRSAAEAAFKS; translated from the coding sequence ATGGACCTCAACGACCTCACACCGAAAAAGCCGAAGGGCCACGAGATCGGCCAGGACCTGTCCACACTGTCCGAGGGCGAATTGCTGGCGCTGATCGAAACGCTGCAAGGCGAGATCGCGCGCGTCGAGGCCGTGCTCGGCGAGAAGCAATCCTCGCGCAGCGCCGCGGAGGCCGCGTTCAAGAGCTAG
- a CDS encoding DUF1465 family protein, which produces MAGKTENTSYGDGVTVSFGAKFARSDQFKTVFREGMALVEAAAAYLDGDGRKEARQLKPPHSLAYATESMRLTTRLMQLASWLLIRRAVTEGELTPEQALEEQRKIKLPVEDSKPMRDLEALPQRLRGLIEESVKLQEQVVRLDQMMDFKEPDADAHHPVGAHFSRLQAAFGRDGE; this is translated from the coding sequence ATGGCGGGGAAGACCGAAAATACGAGCTATGGTGACGGCGTAACCGTCTCATTTGGCGCGAAATTCGCGCGTTCCGACCAATTCAAAACGGTCTTTCGGGAGGGCATGGCGCTGGTCGAGGCGGCCGCGGCCTATCTCGACGGCGACGGCCGCAAAGAGGCGCGCCAGCTTAAGCCGCCGCACTCCTTAGCCTATGCCACGGAGAGCATGCGTCTCACCACGCGGCTGATGCAGCTCGCGTCCTGGCTCCTGATCCGCCGGGCCGTGACCGAGGGCGAGTTGACCCCCGAGCAGGCGCTCGAGGAACAGCGCAAAATTAAGCTCCCCGTGGAAGATTCAAAGCCCATGCGCGACCTCGAAGCGCTGCCGCAGCGGCTGCGCGGCCTCATCGAAGAGAGCGTGAAGCTGCAGGAACAGGTGGTCCGGCTCGACCAGATGATGGATTTCAAGGAGCCGGACGCCGATGCCCATCATCCAGTCGGCGCGCATTTCTCGCGGCTCCAGGCCGCTTTCGGCCGGGACGGCGAATAG
- the lpxD gene encoding UDP-3-O-(3-hydroxymyristoyl)glucosamine N-acyltransferase yields the protein MNGRCSFDSSLGGTVEHPGFFDRGNPVSLRCVADAVGAELNSADDGLAEVDDLRALNDASATHLTFCTGPKYAKDLFATKARACLIKPSDVSLVPADVVPIITDAPHRAFAMAIGLLYPSSVHPEEHSPHATIGGPLVHPTAKIGEGVTIGPGAVVGREAKIGAGTTIAAGAVVGYRVFIGADCFVGPGASVTHALVGNRVTLHAGSRVGQDGFGYVMSAEGHFKIPQIGRVVIGDGVDLGANSTVDRGFLTDTKIGEGTKIDNLVQIAHNVVIGRHCIIISQTGIAGSAQLGDFVILGAQSGVVEHVRIGDGALIAGMAHVKDDVPSGARMGGTPARPFNEWAREIAAVRRLGKKRQQFDGSSHL from the coding sequence GTGAATGGCCGTTGCAGTTTCGATTCCAGTCTTGGAGGAACCGTGGAACACCCTGGCTTTTTTGACCGCGGGAACCCCGTCTCACTCAGATGCGTTGCCGACGCGGTCGGCGCTGAGTTGAATAGTGCCGACGATGGCCTAGCTGAAGTCGATGACTTGCGCGCCTTGAACGACGCGTCCGCCACGCATCTCACATTTTGTACTGGACCCAAATACGCCAAGGATCTCTTCGCCACCAAGGCGCGGGCCTGTCTCATCAAACCCTCCGACGTCAGCCTCGTTCCCGCAGATGTCGTCCCGATCATCACCGACGCTCCCCATCGCGCCTTTGCCATGGCGATAGGGCTTCTCTATCCCTCTTCGGTCCACCCCGAGGAGCACTCGCCGCACGCGACCATCGGCGGCCCGCTGGTGCACCCGACCGCCAAGATTGGCGAAGGTGTCACGATCGGGCCCGGCGCCGTTGTCGGGCGCGAGGCGAAGATCGGCGCCGGCACCACGATTGCAGCGGGGGCCGTGGTTGGCTACCGCGTGTTCATTGGAGCCGACTGCTTTGTGGGCCCCGGTGCGTCCGTAACACATGCCTTGGTAGGCAATAGAGTCACGCTTCATGCCGGTTCTCGCGTCGGGCAGGACGGTTTCGGCTACGTCATGAGCGCGGAAGGGCATTTCAAGATCCCGCAAATTGGACGGGTCGTCATTGGAGATGGCGTCGACCTTGGCGCCAACTCGACGGTCGACCGGGGCTTCCTCACGGACACGAAGATCGGTGAAGGAACCAAGATCGATAACCTCGTTCAGATCGCCCACAACGTGGTGATAGGCCGCCACTGCATCATCATCTCCCAAACGGGAATTGCGGGATCGGCCCAACTGGGCGACTTCGTGATCCTGGGAGCCCAGTCCGGCGTGGTCGAACACGTGAGGATCGGCGATGGCGCGCTGATTGCCGGCATGGCCCATGTGAAGGACGATGTTCCGAGTGGGGCCCGGATGGGTGGAACGCCGGCCCGTCCGTTCAACGAATGGGCACGCGAGATTGCCGCCGTGAGACGGCTGGGAAAGAAGCGCCAACAGTTCGACGGATCGAGCCACCTTTAG
- a CDS encoding inorganic phosphate transporter, translated as MPVQNGDESAVGLGSTKKPSLDKDLQKIEQLEEATRAVSRAWPSVGIAVLFLGIAGIFASFQAGAAHSSLLIIAAAIIGGYMALTIGANDVANNVGPAVGARALTMTGALVIAAIFEFAGAMIAGGSVVQTISKGIIDPNLVPSGEVFVWIMMSALLASALWVHLATYLGAPVSTTHSIVGGVLGAGLAAVGAEAVDWFVMGSIALSWLTSPLIGGVIAAAFLAFIKINLIYQEDKITAARRWVPVLVGIMSAVFGAYLVVKGLKHVWKPGLPAITAIAILIYAAAYLAARPWVRRQSEGMENRNQSLRKLFHLPLICSAALLSFAHGSNDVANAVGPLAAIVSSATTGTLVSAVGVPIWVMVIGGAGISLGLFLFGPRIVRIVGDQITKMNPMRAFCVALSAALTVLVASQLGLPVSTTHIVVGAVFGVGFFREQYTARSRRRRNYVRTHRRHAKGRSRALLPDELKHRKLVRRSHFFGIVAAWVITVPSAAALAAVTFLCADWLR; from the coding sequence ATGCCAGTGCAGAACGGCGATGAATCAGCGGTTGGCTTGGGCAGCACCAAGAAGCCGTCTCTCGACAAAGACCTCCAGAAAATCGAGCAATTGGAAGAAGCGACCCGCGCGGTATCCCGCGCGTGGCCTTCCGTTGGAATTGCTGTCCTTTTTCTCGGTATTGCTGGCATTTTTGCCAGTTTCCAGGCCGGGGCGGCGCATAGCAGCCTACTGATTATCGCCGCCGCCATCATCGGTGGTTATATGGCGCTGACGATTGGCGCCAACGATGTCGCCAACAATGTCGGCCCGGCAGTGGGGGCACGCGCGCTCACGATGACCGGAGCGCTTGTCATCGCTGCGATCTTCGAATTTGCGGGCGCCATGATCGCCGGCGGCAGCGTTGTCCAGACCATTTCCAAAGGCATCATCGACCCGAATCTCGTTCCGAGCGGCGAAGTCTTCGTCTGGATCATGATGTCCGCCCTGTTGGCGTCGGCCCTATGGGTCCACCTCGCCACCTATCTCGGCGCGCCGGTATCGACGACGCACTCGATCGTCGGCGGTGTGCTCGGCGCGGGGTTGGCAGCCGTGGGCGCCGAGGCGGTCGACTGGTTCGTGATGGGGTCCATCGCCCTGAGCTGGCTCACGTCGCCCTTGATCGGCGGCGTGATCGCCGCTGCGTTCCTCGCCTTCATCAAAATCAATTTGATCTACCAAGAGGACAAAATCACTGCTGCGCGGCGATGGGTGCCGGTCCTGGTCGGGATCATGTCAGCGGTGTTTGGGGCCTATCTGGTCGTCAAGGGTCTGAAGCACGTCTGGAAACCGGGCCTGCCGGCGATCACGGCAATCGCGATCCTCATCTACGCTGCGGCCTATCTCGCGGCCAGGCCCTGGGTCCGCAGACAGTCGGAGGGCATGGAGAACCGCAACCAGAGCCTGCGGAAACTCTTTCACCTGCCGCTGATCTGCTCCGCGGCGCTTCTGTCATTCGCACACGGCTCCAACGACGTCGCCAACGCGGTCGGCCCCTTGGCGGCGATTGTCAGCAGCGCCACAACGGGAACGCTGGTGAGCGCCGTCGGCGTCCCCATATGGGTCATGGTGATCGGCGGCGCCGGCATCAGTCTCGGCCTGTTCCTGTTCGGCCCCCGCATCGTCCGCATTGTGGGCGATCAGATCACCAAGATGAACCCGATGCGCGCGTTCTGCGTCGCGCTCTCGGCGGCCCTCACGGTGCTGGTCGCCTCGCAACTCGGCCTGCCGGTCTCGACCACGCACATCGTTGTCGGTGCGGTCTTCGGCGTCGGGTTCTTTCGCGAGCAGTACACCGCGCGCAGCCGGCGGCGGCGGAACTATGTCAGGACGCATCGAAGGCATGCCAAGGGCCGGAGCCGCGCCTTGCTGCCGGATGAATTGAAGCACCGAAAGCTCGTGCGGCGGTCCCACTTCTTTGGCATCGTCGCCGCCTGGGTCATTACCGTTCCGTCGGCGGCGGCACTTGCCGCCGTAACCTTCCTCTGCGCCGATTGGCTGCGCTAG